The following proteins are co-located in the Triticum aestivum cultivar Chinese Spring chromosome 1A, IWGSC CS RefSeq v2.1, whole genome shotgun sequence genome:
- the LOC123041477 gene encoding putative protein TPRXL: MHCTCIFTSDKRKSALRVHSLLFYIISRQTNPEKHVARTFLQKKTSSFSRPNLRSLSSSSDRSSSCAALRRRSFPAPRRRSCPTPRRRSPPCSPALPPQLPPAPLPQLPPACLPKLPSSSKRSSISPATATLCSGCAGTAVGEPGGAGSGPPTTTSRPMSSQVSSSPSTTTVSSTPRSEGEILQSANIKSFAFTELIFSWLLLLLPPVAPAPCCRVRHSHRRPAGHAFKRLLTVPKSVGYDQRTR; encoded by the exons ATGCATTGTACGTGCATATTTACTAGTGATAAAAGAAAATCTGCATTGCGCGTACATTCCTTACTTTTCTACATAATTAGCCGGCAAACCAATCCCGAAAAACATGTCGCGAGGACATTTTTACAAAAAAAAACCTCTAGCTTCTCCCGACCAAACCTGCGCTCCTTGTCGTCCTCCTCCGACAGAAGCAGCAGCTGCGCTGCTCTCCGCCGCCGCAGCTTCCCTGCTCCCCGCCGCCGCAGCTGCCCtactccccgccgccgcagcccccccTGCTCGCCCGCTCTCCCGCCGCAGCTGCCTCCTGCTCCACTGCCGCAGTTGCCGCCCGCCTGCCTCCCCAAGCTCCCCTCTTCCTCAAAAAGATCTTCAATTTCCCCAGCTACCGCCACGCTCTGCTCCGGCTGCGCCGGAACTGCCGTCGGAGAGCCCGGAGGCGCCGGATCTGGACCACCAACAACAACGTCAAGGCCGATGAGCAGCCAGGTGTCGTCCTCGCCGTCGACGACGACGGTGTCGTCGACGCCACGGAGCGAGGGCGAGATCCTCCAGTCGGCCAACATCAAGAGTTTCGCCTTCACGGAGCTGATTTTCagctggctgctgctgctgctgcccccgGTAGCGCCGGCACCGTGCTGCCGCGTCCGGCACTCGCACCGGCGGCCGGCGGGGCACGCCTTCAA GCGTCTACTGACGGTACCCAAGAGCGTGGGGTACGATCAGAGAACAAGATGA